In the genome of Labrus mixtus chromosome 21, fLabMix1.1, whole genome shotgun sequence, one region contains:
- the slc38a10 gene encoding solute carrier family 38 member 10 isoform X4, with product MTASNWGLIMNVVNSIVGVSVLTMPFCFKQCGIVLGTLLLFSCSWMTHKSCMFLVHTASNTKRRTYAGLAFHAYGKPGKALVEMSMIGLMLGTCIAFYVVIADLGSNFFAQLLGLQVTFGFRVLLLFAVSLFIVLPLSLQRNMMSSIQSFSAMALMFYTLFMFTIVLSSLRYGIISGSWMERVHLWRLKGVIQCLPIIATTFCCHPQVLPTYDSLDEPSVKRMSTIFTSALNVVTIFYITVGFFGYVSFTDNIAGNVLMNFPSNLVTEMIRVGFMMSVAVGFPMMILPCRQAINTMLFEQQQKDGTFAAGGYMPPVRFKMITLCIVFGTMLGGILIPNVETILGLTGATMGSLICFICPALIFRKIQKNGIIAQLVLFVGLGILLISTFTTLSISASSPPTKTIGPPPPAPVKNNRLVPDLPQIPEISLNKKPVEIEEPAPPVVEVVKSVERVQPEPPQIIGPVDVPERKKKKEEEEVQLDRPDAGVAVPEVEAHRHEPPIPRDEVVVDARKNKAELEDDKKQPFVGEKELKRHNGLSNEIKVEDQKDEKEEQKPAEVVKKEVVDLGGGEVLSNEVLEKQGEAVGKEQEVPKLKTDEIIDAVKDSRNVDVLENKAPAAQVENEAQAPDTAGKPPLPEGEHQPAADSKDVADEKLEEGQLDHAVLLQVIKEQQVQSKRLLDQQEKLLAVIEEQHKEMHQKQPAGAGEGEAEKGVQEPLEVVVEGGATKVKESGLASDMKQTKEEAGAAQGVEDQPNALSPNQAQAADQGAVAGDPKAAYKEDGHEAAGGEPHKQSELGARGVPLRKKGPVDHQPEPQNDQVAQLKDEERSVDKEKERMEKEARLEKEKHEMETKEKLNRELELEKARAEKERIEKEVQARVETQRLERERRERLAKEQELERAAKEKLAQEKAAAAAAEERLKQKMQQADNEIFERKKEIKVEEAQEKLAQVDGDIAVRVVAQGAEGEDGGALKSGGRDLKEKAAAQADPRERGEDLAVKANAQPQGSHEKVRDQGEMDLRRRRRALGPGEAEGVSEETGMSRGVPGLEPLLELGGSDLHAALEERLLAGAIVHSRQIKEASEDEGVK from the exons ATGACGGCGTCCAACTGGGGTCTCATCATGAATGTGGTGAACAGCATCGTGGGAGTCAGTGTGCTCACCATGCCCTTCTGCTTCAAACAG TGTGGGATAGTGCTGGGGACTCTCCTGTTGTTCTCCTGTTCGTGGATGACCCACAAGTCCTGCATGTTTCTGGTCCACACAGCGAGTAACACAAAAAGAAGGACCTATGCGGGACTGG ctttccaTGCTTACGGAAAACCAGGAAAAGCTCTGGTGGAGATGAG taTGATCGGTTTGATGTTGGGGACCTGCATTGCCTTCTACGTCGTGATAGCTGATCTGGGCTCCAATTTCTTTGCTCAGCTGTTAGGTTTACAg GTGACCTTTGGTTTCCgcgtgctgctgctgtttgccGTGTCCCTGTTCATCGTCctccctctgagtctgcagaggaACATGATGTCCTCCATCCAGTCCTTCTCCGCCATGGCTCTCATGTTCTACACCCTTTTCATGTTCACG ATAGTGTTGTCGTCACTGCGCTATGGCATAATCTCGGGCTCCTGGATGGAGCGTGTTCACCTGTGGCGATTGAAGGGCGTCATTCAGTGCCTGCCCATTATCGCCACAACCTTCTGCTGTCACCC GCAGGTGCTGCCGACGTACGACAGCCTGGACGAGCCGTCCGTCAAACGCATGAGCACCATCTTCACCTCAGCCCTCAATGTAGTCACCATCTTCTACATCACT GTGGGTTTCTTTGGCTACGTCAGTTTCACAGACAACATCGCCGGCAATGTTCTGATGAACTTCCCATCTAACCTGGTGACGGAGATGATCCGTGTTGGCTTCATGATGTCTGTGGCCGTCGGGTTCCCCATGATGATCCTGCCCTGCCGTCAGGCCATCAACACCATGCTGTTTGAGCAGCAG CAGAAGGATGGGACGTTTGCTGCGGGAGGATACATGCCTCCTGTGCGCTTTAAGATGATCACCCTCTGCATCGTGTTTGGAACCATGCTGGGAGGCATCCTCATCCCCAACG TGGAAACCATTCTGGGTCTAACTGGAGCCACCATGGGCAGCCTCATCTGCTTCATATGCCCTGCCCTGATCTTCAGAAAGATCCAGAAAAATGGCATCATCGCTCAG CTGGTGCTCTTTGTGGGTCTGGGCATCCTGCTGATCAGCACCTTTACCACCCTCTCCATTTCGGCCAGCAGTCCCCCCACCAAAACCATAGgtcctcctccaccagcaccTGTCAAGAACAACCGGCTCGTACCAGACCTTCCACAAATTCCAG AAATTTCTCTTAACAAGAAGCCAGTGGAGATAGAAGAGCCAGCTCCTCCAGTTGTGGAGGTGGTAAAATCCGTAGAGAGGGTCCAGCCTGAGCCCCCCCAAATTATCGGACCAGTGGATGTAcctgagaggaaaaagaagaaggaggaggaggaggtgcagctGGACCGCCCTGATGCTG GTGTTGCTGTGCCAGAGGTAGAGGCCCATCGCCATGAACCTCCCATCCCTCGAGACGAGGTCGTGGTGGACGCCAGGAAGAACAAAGCAGAGCTGGAGGATGACAAAAAACAACCGTTTGTAGGAGAAAAGGAACTTAAGAGACATAATGGTTTAAGCAATGAAATTAAGGTAGAGGACCAGAAAGACGAGAAAGAGGAACAAAAGCCTGCAGAGGTTGTGAAGAAAGAAGTCGTGGATTTGGGTGGAGGTGAAGTTCTTTCTAACGAGGTGCTGGAGAAGCAGGGTGAAGCAGTAGGAAAAGAGCAGGAAGTTCCTAAGCTAAAGACTGATGAAATAATTGATGCTGTGAAAGATTCCAGGAATGTAGATGTGTTGGAAAATAAGGCTCCGGCTGCACAGGTGGAAAATGAGGCCCAAGCACCAGATACTGCAGGGAAAC CTCCACTTCCTGAAGGAGAACATCAACCTGCTGCCGACAGCAAGGACGTGGCAGACGAGAAGTTGGAAG AGGGCCAGCTGGACCACGCCGTCCTACTGCAGGTGATCAAGGAGCAGCAGGTGCAATCGAAGAGACTCCTGGACCAGCAGGAGAAACTTTTAGCTGTGATAGAAGAGCAACACAAGGAGATGCACCAGAAACAGCCTGCTG GGGCTGGAGAAGGCGAGGCAGAGAAAGGAGTCCAGGAACCcttggaggtggtggtggaagGAGGAGCAACAAAGGTGAAAGAGTCCGGCTTGGCGTCAGACATGAAGCAGACAAAGGAGGAGGCTGGAGCTGCACAGGGTGTAGAAGACCAGCCTAATGCTTTATCCCCGAATCAAGCCCAGGCTGCTGATCAGGGTGCTGTGGCCGGGGATCCTAAAGCAGCTTATAAAGAGGACGGCCATGAAGCAGCAGGGGGAGAGCCCCATAAGCAGAGCGAGCTAGGGGCAAGGGGTGTGCCACTGAGAAAGAAAGGACCCGTTGACCATCAACCTGAACCTCAAAATGATCAGGTAGCCCAACTCAAGGATGAAGAAAGAAGTGTAGATAAGGAAAAGGAAAGAATGGAGAAAGAGGCGAggcttgaaaaagaaaagcacgAGATGGAGACAAAGGAAAAACTGAATCGAGAACTGGAGTTGGAGAAGGCGCGagctgaaaaagagagaattgAGAAAGAAGTGCAGGCGAGAGTGGAGACGCAGCGACTGGAAAGGGAAAGACGGGAGAGGCTGGCGAAAGAACAGGAGCTGGAGAGAGCGGCAAAGGAGAAGCTCGCACAggagaaagcagcagcagcagcagcagaagagagaCTTAAGCAGAAGATGCAGCAGGCAGACAATGAAATatttgagagaaagaaagagataaaagtTGAGGAGGCTCAGGAGAAGCTGGCCCAGGTGGATGGAGATATAGCAGTCAGAGTTGTTGCACAGGGGGCTGaaggagaagatggaggagctTTGAAGAGTGGAGGAAGAGACCTCAAAGAGAAAGCTGCAGCTCAGGCCGACcccagagaaagaggagaagactTGGCCGTCAAAGCCAACGCTCAGCCTCAGGGCTCCCACGAGAAGGTCAGGGACCAGGGAGAGATGGATCTAAGGAGGAGGCGCAGGGCACTGGGACCCGGCGAGGCTGAGGGGGTCTCAGAGGAGACCGGCATGTCCAGGGGGGTGCCTGGGCTGGAACCCCTGCTGGAGCTGGGGGGCTCAGACTTGCACGCTGCCCTTGAGGAGCGGCTACTGGCCGGGGCAATAGTGCACTCACGTCAGATTAAAGAGGCCTCAGAGGACGAGGGGGTGAAATAG